A window of Acidobacteriota bacterium contains these coding sequences:
- a CDS encoding tetratricopeptide repeat protein yields the protein MQEGQSAFNQNRLREAADQFQEATRLRPDSADAQFRLGITLAAAGRFAEAYTCLKTAETLSPSTIDILVARAQIEASLQEFRVARQTISRGRGLVSSDLRLDLLELQIDLDEQKILQGFEKVERISRQYQDHAPILGRLGAVLLGAGFYEEAAARLWRAHQLDSSQPAYALVLGEAWLQLDKFQETGDLLIALRPQLSGHPDFHRLLTRVNLGRKDYAAAEREIQKALAQEAENLENHLLLGSVRLGLGRTRDGLAVLKKVLMAGAGSPEVHDRVVSALVEGVESSTAQQFMSRLLALSPDHPLFLSDLVKLSVLGGDKGKARHYLRRLSRLNLPRKAIHLELGQFLYEQQEQDLALGQFLRGETEIHSAPEAKLNMAILQSQGGAYSDALRHALEILKNEAVRPDLKGAAATVAGISYLNTKQKQKAIEHLQLGVRLAPGIGRNYLVLAELFREGQEFTEAIEVLERGCKTIPDSTDLVLHLGRTYSAAGEYERATAILRQLIARNAAQVEAYMPLAQAYESMGQVDEAIQVLQTRNERPPPDVMVSTALAGFLFRKGKPYFVQVLAELDEAEQIRASDPDIYLLRGRVYRAQERFEEAIQAFRRALELDPLSESAHYQLALAYRDAGRLELSFRRLEILQQLTPARDRTRSPQEASPVSASEVKAGSGNPLR from the coding sequence ATGCAGGAGGGGCAGTCAGCATTCAATCAGAACCGTCTCCGTGAGGCAGCGGATCAGTTTCAAGAGGCAACCCGTCTGAGGCCTGACAGTGCGGATGCCCAGTTCCGTCTCGGCATCACTCTCGCCGCTGCGGGTCGTTTTGCAGAAGCTTACACGTGCCTGAAGACGGCCGAGACCTTGTCCCCATCGACGATCGACATCCTGGTGGCACGGGCACAGATCGAAGCCTCGCTGCAGGAGTTTCGAGTGGCCCGGCAAACCATTTCGCGCGGCAGAGGTCTGGTTTCCAGCGATCTTCGACTGGACTTGCTGGAACTGCAGATCGATCTGGATGAACAGAAGATTCTGCAGGGTTTCGAAAAGGTCGAGAGGATTTCGCGTCAATATCAAGACCATGCGCCGATTCTGGGTCGTCTGGGAGCGGTCTTGCTGGGTGCGGGTTTTTACGAAGAGGCCGCGGCCAGATTGTGGAGGGCTCACCAGCTCGATTCCTCGCAGCCGGCTTACGCGCTGGTGCTGGGGGAAGCTTGGCTACAACTGGACAAATTTCAGGAGACAGGAGACCTGCTGATTGCGCTGCGCCCTCAACTCTCGGGTCATCCTGATTTTCATCGCCTGCTGACGCGTGTCAATCTGGGCCGGAAAGACTATGCGGCTGCGGAGCGGGAAATCCAGAAAGCCCTCGCGCAGGAAGCTGAAAATTTGGAAAACCATCTCCTCCTGGGCTCGGTTCGTCTGGGGCTCGGCCGCACTCGGGATGGGCTGGCCGTGCTAAAGAAGGTATTGATGGCCGGCGCTGGCTCGCCCGAAGTCCATGATCGGGTGGTGTCGGCTCTGGTTGAAGGGGTCGAGTCCTCGACAGCTCAGCAGTTTATGAGCCGGCTGTTGGCCCTGAGCCCGGACCACCCGCTGTTTCTCTCGGACTTGGTCAAGCTGAGCGTCCTGGGTGGCGATAAGGGAAAAGCCCGCCACTACCTTCGTCGCCTTTCCCGTCTGAACCTCCCTCGAAAGGCGATCCACCTGGAACTAGGGCAGTTTCTATATGAGCAGCAGGAGCAGGATCTGGCCTTAGGCCAGTTCTTAAGGGGAGAAACCGAGATTCATTCCGCTCCGGAAGCCAAACTGAATATGGCGATTTTGCAAAGCCAGGGCGGAGCTTACTCGGACGCCCTTCGCCATGCCCTTGAGATCCTGAAGAATGAAGCGGTGAGGCCAGATCTGAAGGGGGCTGCAGCCACTGTGGCTGGGATCAGCTATCTCAACACCAAACAGAAGCAAAAGGCAATCGAACATCTCCAGTTGGGGGTGAGACTGGCTCCTGGGATCGGAAGGAACTATCTGGTTCTGGCTGAATTATTTCGGGAGGGACAGGAGTTCACAGAGGCCATTGAGGTTCTGGAGCGAGGGTGCAAGACAATACCCGATTCGACGGATCTCGTGTTGCACCTCGGACGCACTTATAGTGCTGCGGGTGAATATGAACGGGCTACGGCTATTCTCCGCCAATTGATCGCGCGGAACGCTGCTCAGGTGGAGGCCTATATGCCTCTGGCTCAGGCCTACGAATCCATGGGACAAGTGGATGAGGCCATTCAAGTCCTCCAAACCAGGAATGAGCGTCCACCCCCGGATGTGATGGTCTCGACGGCGTTGGCCGGCTTCCTCTTCCGTAAGGGAAAGCCTTACTTCGTTCAGGTGCTGGCAGAGCTGGACGAAGCGGAGCAAATTCGGGCGAGCGACCCGGATATCTATCTATTGCGCGGACGAGTCTATCGGGCTCAAGAACGCTTCGAAGAGGCAATCCAAGCCTTCCGCCGTGCGCTCGAACTGGACCCGTTGTCCGAATCCGCCCACTACCAGTTGGCCCTGGCCTATCGGGATGCCGGAAGACTGGAATTGTCGTTCCGGCGGCTTGAGATCCTCCAACAGCTGACTCCTGCAAGAGATCGTACCCGCTCGCCGCAAGAAGCTTCTCCGGTCTCGGCGAGCGAGGTCAAGGCAGGCAGTGGCAATCCCCTGCGGTGA
- a CDS encoding GWxTD domain-containing protein yields the protein MISVIRRRRGAFDIWRVRSLAVSPRTLFWVILLAVIPSVFRPSLCVVFLMGPLSSLNTAWTEAAAEEKAVQRHEESDDYFEKWLEEDVVYIISEDEKEVFESLSTAQEKERFIEQFWFRRDPDPLTAANEFKEEHYRRIAYANERFSSGDLGWFTDRGRVYIIHGPPAQIESHPAGGTYERPFFEGGGTTSTFPFEIWRYRYIEGIGTDVVIEFVDPTLTGEYRLALRPQEKDALRYVSGTGLTFQEEMGLASKADRHLRSYTDFGSQRIRDRPFARYETYVQIQRATPIKYRDLKGLVDVDVTFDNLPFSHRVDYFGLNDELVLVLLSAELETRELTFDQETMNRRARVAIYGIVTSLSNRIAGEFETELVARWEAHRDRYAFQRILVLERTGRYKLGLVIRDLNSGKTGVRRLGLIPPRPESDLTASSVFLSKSVRQLEEVPDQEKMFVLGDLHIRPSLDNVFGPSDQLYHYVQVYNFAFDQATMLPSLKLEYEIRREDRPVLKVIEEQGKSIQFVSSQRVVLLQPFSLSKLQAGPYKIALTVTDLIGEGEVQVTDHFEVTPKTPG from the coding sequence ATGATCTCTGTTATCCGGAGGCGGCGGGGGGCGTTCGATATCTGGCGAGTCCGCTCACTTGCCGTCTCCCCGCGAACGCTTTTCTGGGTTATACTTCTCGCAGTGATTCCTTCCGTTTTTCGGCCTTCTCTCTGCGTCGTTTTCCTCATGGGGCCCCTCTCAAGCCTGAATACAGCATGGACAGAAGCTGCTGCTGAGGAGAAAGCAGTCCAGCGTCACGAGGAGTCCGACGACTATTTCGAGAAGTGGCTAGAGGAGGACGTCGTCTACATCATCAGTGAGGACGAGAAGGAGGTATTCGAGAGCCTTTCCACAGCGCAGGAGAAGGAGAGGTTCATCGAGCAGTTCTGGTTTCGGAGAGATCCAGATCCTCTTACGGCCGCTAACGAGTTCAAAGAAGAACACTATCGCCGGATCGCCTATGCCAATGAGAGATTCTCCAGCGGAGATCTTGGATGGTTTACGGATCGGGGCCGAGTTTACATCATCCACGGTCCCCCGGCGCAGATCGAATCCCACCCCGCGGGAGGAACCTATGAACGGCCCTTTTTCGAAGGAGGTGGTACGACTTCTACATTTCCCTTCGAGATTTGGAGATACCGATACATTGAGGGGATCGGAACGGACGTCGTCATAGAGTTTGTCGATCCCACCCTGACCGGGGAATACCGGCTGGCGCTTCGGCCGCAGGAAAAGGATGCCCTACGCTATGTTTCCGGGACCGGGCTTACCTTCCAGGAGGAGATGGGGCTGGCTTCCAAAGCCGATCGTCATCTTCGCTCCTACACCGACTTCGGGTCGCAGAGAATCAGGGATCGTCCCTTCGCTCGATACGAGACCTATGTTCAGATCCAGCGTGCGACACCCATCAAGTACCGTGACCTGAAGGGCCTCGTGGATGTCGACGTGACCTTTGATAACCTGCCGTTTTCTCACCGAGTGGATTACTTCGGCCTCAACGACGAGTTGGTTTTGGTGCTGCTCAGTGCCGAGCTTGAAACCCGGGAACTCACGTTTGACCAGGAAACAATGAACCGTCGAGCCCGGGTAGCGATTTACGGAATCGTGACCAGTCTGTCCAATCGGATCGCCGGTGAGTTCGAAACGGAGCTTGTTGCAAGGTGGGAAGCGCACCGCGACCGCTATGCCTTTCAGAGAATTCTTGTCTTGGAAAGGACGGGCAGATACAAGCTGGGTCTAGTGATCAGGGACCTGAACAGCGGAAAGACCGGGGTCCGGCGCCTGGGTCTGATTCCACCTCGTCCAGAATCCGACCTGACAGCGAGTTCCGTTTTTCTCTCCAAGTCCGTCAGGCAACTCGAAGAAGTCCCCGATCAGGAAAAAATGTTTGTTCTGGGCGACTTGCATATCCGACCCAGCCTGGACAACGTCTTTGGTCCCTCGGATCAGCTCTACCACTACGTTCAGGTTTACAACTTCGCGTTCGATCAAGCGACGATGCTCCCTTCTCTCAAGCTGGAATATGAAATCCGACGGGAGGACCGACCAGTATTGAAGGTGATTGAAGAACAGGGAAAATCCATTCAGTTCGTCTCTTCTCAGCGCGTCGTTCTGCTGCAGCCGTTCTCTCTGAGCAAGCTGCAGGCAGGCCCCTACAAGATCGCTTTGACGGTCACGGATTTGATCGGCGAAGGCGAGGTTCAAGTCACGGACCATTTTGAAGTGACCCCCAAGACCCCCGGTTGA
- a CDS encoding amidohydrolase family protein, protein MQGFRALEDAVHRIGAEKILFGSGLPLLYPACSLAKLASARITRVEKEAISGGNARRLLRMN, encoded by the coding sequence ATGCAAGGGTTTCGCGCCCTCGAAGACGCCGTTCATCGTATCGGCGCCGAGAAGATCTTGTTCGGCAGCGGCTTGCCTCTGCTATACCCGGCCTGCAGTCTTGCCAAGTTGGCATCGGCCAGAATCACCAGGGTCGAAAAAGAGGCCATCTCCGGAGGCAATGCCCGCAGGCTCCTGAGAATGAATTGA
- a CDS encoding sialidase family protein yields the protein MSRITRRGFVGTAAGATLAGHRAFASGPASAPIEQEPSGRPPGTKVNVAVCTPPLGTPRRSLGYFANAPQVILTPKQIVLSYGMAEIDKLQNLQTHHHYHSVSVHHWSISDDGGHNWVTTDRPPWVGKIIDASYGEPLHDGGMVTITFMRSHVLSYALIQKGQVGWMPYSNGLPSVQAVPLTDVGPYPNFKFHTMDRTSDGALLAAGSAYSQSYGGAGMRGTSVFLRSEDEGRSWRYFSHIPNPHPFWWGEPGILAGPNGKVLALLRVDRPRAVTKPESRHDRYARWDYLYQAESHDNGLTWSRPVRTLVWGHPAYLKRLQSGALLLVYGHRRPPFSVRAILSRDEGRSWDLKTMKELRVWEPGNSDIGYPQATQLEDGTILCAYYGYSTEKVEGRVNPSGIYVSLFDEIWLEKGNS from the coding sequence ATGAGTCGAATCACCCGTCGAGGTTTTGTGGGGACTGCCGCTGGCGCGACGCTGGCCGGCCACAGGGCGTTCGCCTCTGGTCCGGCTTCCGCCCCTATTGAACAGGAACCCTCCGGGCGTCCACCAGGCACCAAGGTGAATGTGGCCGTCTGCACACCGCCGCTTGGTACGCCGCGGCGCAGCCTGGGATACTTCGCCAACGCCCCGCAGGTGATCCTGACCCCGAAACAGATCGTTCTGTCCTATGGCATGGCAGAGATCGACAAGCTCCAGAATCTGCAGACTCACCACCACTATCATTCCGTGTCCGTTCATCACTGGTCGATCTCGGACGACGGAGGCCATAACTGGGTGACGACCGACCGCCCTCCCTGGGTCGGCAAGATAATCGATGCGTCCTATGGCGAGCCTCTCCACGACGGCGGCATGGTTACCATCACCTTCATGAGATCCCACGTGCTCTCCTATGCCCTGATCCAAAAGGGGCAGGTGGGCTGGATGCCGTACTCGAACGGTTTGCCTTCGGTGCAAGCCGTACCCCTGACGGATGTGGGGCCCTATCCAAACTTTAAGTTCCACACCATGGACCGGACCAGCGACGGCGCTCTGCTGGCTGCCGGGTCCGCGTACAGCCAGTCCTACGGTGGAGCTGGAATGCGAGGGACCTCCGTTTTCCTGCGCAGTGAAGACGAGGGTCGATCCTGGCGCTATTTTTCACATATTCCCAACCCCCACCCTTTCTGGTGGGGAGAGCCCGGTATCCTGGCCGGCCCCAACGGGAAGGTGTTGGCCCTGTTGCGCGTCGACCGGCCTCGCGCGGTCACGAAGCCGGAATCGCGTCATGATCGGTATGCCCGGTGGGATTATCTCTACCAGGCGGAATCACATGACAACGGCTTGACCTGGAGCCGTCCTGTCAGGACGCTCGTGTGGGGTCATCCCGCCTACCTGAAGCGTTTGCAAAGCGGAGCGTTGCTGCTGGTTTATGGCCATCGTCGTCCCCCTTTTTCGGTCAGGGCGATCTTGAGTCGAGATGAAGGCAGAAGCTGGGATCTAAAGACGATGAAGGAACTGCGCGTGTGGGAACCGGGCAATTCCGACATTGGATATCCGCAGGCCACGCAATTGGAGGACGGCACGATCCTGTGTGCCTACTACGGCTACTCCACCGAAAAGGTGGAGGGCCGGGTGAACCCATCTGGGATCTACGTGAGTCTCTTTGACGAAATATGGTTGGAGAAAGGGAACTCGTGA
- a CDS encoding CRTAC1 family protein, whose product MGLSQSTDSSIKFLDVTANAGISFIHRNSPSPNKYVVETMGSGCGFLDFDADGHLDIILVNGGWTPGSDQSLSFDHVLYRNHGDGTFQRVTASGIEANQFYGMGVAVGDYDNDGFDDLFLTHFGGPDLLYRNHGNGTFGNVTQAAGVGGDGRWSTSAAFLDYDNDGDLDIYVASYLDHSFENYEICRYASLVSYCKSPYNGVSDVLYRNDGKGAFSDVSQEAGIALPSGKGLGVAPVDYNRDGLVDVYVANDSVDNFLFKNEGDGTFSEIGLLSGTARGENGEQQAGMGTVAADYNGDGFLDIGVTNFDREYLALYRNRGDGYFEDMSSRTGVQIPTRPYVGFGLAMVDVDNDADLDLLVANGHVLDNAEKVRTGATYRQPKVLLENVAARFQDVTSIRGKALKAPQVSRGLAWADYDNDGDLDVLVSNCGGSPQLLRNEGGNRNPWLQLRLIGKQSNRNGFGALVELQAGPKRLSAQVTSSGSYLAASDYRAHFGLGEYEGPLEVTVSWPSGVRDSLYNVQPRQLIFLEEGSTATKPGTLR is encoded by the coding sequence TTGGGTCTGTCGCAGTCCACCGATTCCTCCATCAAATTTTTGGACGTGACCGCAAACGCCGGGATCAGTTTCATCCACCGAAATTCACCATCGCCCAACAAATACGTCGTCGAAACCATGGGATCGGGCTGCGGCTTTCTGGATTTCGATGCCGATGGCCACTTGGACATTATTCTTGTCAACGGCGGCTGGACTCCTGGGTCTGACCAGAGTCTCTCCTTCGATCACGTCCTGTATCGGAACCACGGAGACGGGACCTTCCAGCGGGTAACTGCTTCAGGAATTGAGGCGAATCAGTTTTATGGAATGGGGGTCGCCGTAGGAGATTACGACAACGATGGCTTTGACGATCTTTTTCTAACCCATTTTGGCGGGCCGGATCTCCTTTATCGCAACCATGGGAACGGAACCTTTGGAAATGTGACACAGGCGGCGGGGGTCGGAGGCGATGGCCGTTGGAGTACCAGTGCCGCGTTCCTTGACTATGACAATGACGGTGACTTGGACATTTATGTGGCCAGCTACCTTGATCATTCGTTTGAGAACTATGAGATCTGCCGTTATGCATCCCTCGTTTCCTACTGCAAATCACCTTACAACGGCGTCTCCGATGTCTTGTACCGAAATGACGGCAAGGGGGCCTTTTCCGACGTCAGTCAAGAGGCCGGCATCGCCCTGCCAAGCGGCAAGGGTTTGGGCGTGGCTCCGGTTGACTACAATCGGGACGGCTTGGTTGACGTTTACGTAGCCAACGATAGTGTTGACAATTTTCTTTTCAAGAACGAGGGCGACGGAACCTTCTCCGAGATAGGATTGTTGTCGGGCACGGCTCGTGGGGAGAATGGCGAACAGCAGGCGGGCATGGGAACCGTGGCCGCCGACTACAACGGTGACGGATTCCTCGACATTGGGGTGACCAATTTCGATCGGGAATATCTGGCGCTATATAGAAACCGCGGGGACGGTTACTTCGAGGACATGAGTTCCCGGACCGGAGTTCAGATTCCCACCCGGCCATATGTAGGGTTCGGCTTGGCCATGGTGGACGTGGACAACGATGCCGACTTGGATCTCTTGGTCGCCAACGGCCACGTCCTGGACAACGCCGAGAAGGTCCGGACCGGAGCAACGTATCGGCAGCCGAAAGTCCTCCTGGAGAACGTGGCCGCTCGTTTCCAGGACGTGACTTCCATACGGGGTAAGGCGTTGAAGGCTCCTCAGGTCAGCCGCGGTCTGGCATGGGCGGACTACGACAATGATGGAGACCTCGATGTACTGGTCAGCAATTGTGGTGGAAGCCCGCAACTGCTTCGCAATGAGGGGGGCAACCGAAATCCCTGGTTACAATTGAGACTGATCGGCAAGCAATCCAACCGAAACGGATTCGGAGCTCTTGTGGAGCTCCAAGCCGGTCCGAAACGCTTGTCAGCTCAGGTCACGTCCTCCGGAAGCTATCTTGCGGCCAGTGACTATCGGGCGCATTTTGGCCTGGGCGAGTATGAGGGCCCTCTCGAAGTAACTGTTTCCTGGCCCAGCGGGGTCCGCGATTCTCTTTACAACGTCCAACCCCGGCAACTGATTTTTCTGGAAGAAGGAAGCACCGCGACCAAACCGGGAACTTTACGCTAA
- a CDS encoding sialidase family protein, translated as MDQLHDYSFWSKRTLLLWVLVSISSCDQTQRIHASGTFAAEVLSEVKLEGLQVRLGRPIQITAQRAWRSGSDGPWAFIHPLPTIAKFPTGELMVTYSLVGDTNEEPVYLRAFQISKDGGKTWGHRYDLIPDHQPWIYFPQIEGSLLAIPSHFYQSDPEDRHNLHAPYCRFEQGGDRLIFEPGGTKIVDLPWAVDMFPSPIPRTNWIARTKLDGNAFEREGKLFVTGYLSTNSYPEELMSSLLFVSEDRGRTWRYFSTISDPAVMPESPKRGANGPSETALIQLEDGDLMAVFRVGSGLPWYLHRTYSSDGGRSWTKAEPIPAYSVEPSMQRVANGTIVISTGRPGIWLWLSTDRRGESWQSIDIAEHHNGWAPDATYRIGSYAYDASTPGREGRTQTSAYTEMVEVSPNRLLLVYDRGAKPKPAHAGDLTRIFVLPIEVQRK; from the coding sequence ATGGACCAATTGCATGACTACAGCTTCTGGTCGAAGCGGACGTTACTGCTGTGGGTACTAGTGTCTATTTCTAGCTGCGACCAAACCCAGCGAATTCATGCTTCAGGCACGTTCGCAGCGGAAGTACTGAGCGAGGTGAAGTTAGAAGGGCTGCAGGTGCGCTTGGGCCGACCCATCCAGATAACCGCCCAGAGGGCGTGGCGGAGCGGTTCGGATGGGCCCTGGGCTTTCATTCACCCTCTTCCCACCATTGCAAAATTCCCTACGGGTGAACTTATGGTGACCTATTCGCTGGTGGGGGATACGAACGAAGAGCCGGTTTACCTCAGGGCCTTCCAGATCTCCAAGGATGGGGGCAAGACCTGGGGACATCGCTACGACCTGATTCCCGATCATCAGCCTTGGATCTATTTTCCCCAAATTGAGGGCTCTCTGCTGGCTATACCTTCCCATTTCTATCAGTCGGACCCCGAGGACAGACACAACCTCCATGCTCCATACTGCCGCTTTGAACAAGGAGGAGATCGACTCATCTTTGAACCGGGTGGAACGAAAATCGTGGACCTGCCCTGGGCCGTGGATATGTTTCCCAGCCCCATTCCACGAACGAACTGGATTGCGCGGACCAAACTGGACGGCAACGCTTTTGAACGGGAAGGGAAGCTTTTCGTCACCGGATACCTCAGCACAAATTCGTATCCGGAGGAATTGATGAGCAGCCTGCTTTTTGTCTCCGAAGACCGGGGACGGACCTGGCGCTACTTTTCTACGATCTCCGATCCTGCCGTCATGCCCGAGTCGCCCAAGAGGGGGGCCAATGGTCCCAGCGAAACGGCCCTCATCCAGCTTGAGGATGGAGATCTGATGGCCGTTTTTCGCGTGGGCAGCGGCCTCCCCTGGTACCTGCACCGAACCTACAGCAGTGATGGGGGCCGCAGCTGGACGAAAGCGGAACCCATCCCTGCCTACAGCGTGGAACCCAGCATGCAGCGCGTCGCCAATGGAACGATCGTCATCTCCACCGGCCGGCCCGGTATCTGGCTTTGGCTTTCCACCGATCGCCGAGGTGAAAGCTGGCAGAGCATCGATATCGCAGAGCACCACAACGGATGGGCGCCTGACGCCACCTATCGCATCGGCTCTTACGCGTACGACGCATCCACTCCTGGTCGTGAGGGACGCACTCAGACCTCGGCCTATACCGAGATGGTGGAAGTCTCCCCGAATCGGCTGCTTCTCGTTTATGACCGCGGGGCAAAACCAAAACCGGCCCACGCGGGCGATCTCACCCGCATCTTTGTTCTGCCCATCGAGGTACAGCGGAAATGA
- a CDS encoding molybdopterin-dependent oxidoreductase has product MAPWTRSLRGQPILGSTTLRAVEGRLTPNDLFFVRSHFPEPNLSLQSWRLRVEGHVARPFEIQMSDLLEAEITRLEAVLECAGFDLGGDNLAASNALWEGVMVSDLLRRAGVREGASRVLLQGADSGSLGPSLPSYPFTRIVPLRKCMAPETLVAFKMNGRFLPSEHGFPARALVPGHYATDSVKWLSRIVILKEEDRPDAFYSSGMDRLYLREVGTAEGGVITSRVSSLLIKSRIAVPVHESRWPPGRHTVWGFAWSGASEVEGVEVSFDGGRTWNPTELESKPLPFTWVRWRCAWEAGSGQHVLLSRAWDRAGNHQPLTRDPNRRDGYELNSCFPVKCTVV; this is encoded by the coding sequence ATGGCCCCGTGGACTCGATCCCTGCGCGGGCAGCCAATATTGGGGTCCACGACCCTTCGGGCAGTCGAAGGGAGGCTGACTCCCAACGATCTCTTTTTTGTTCGCAGCCATTTCCCGGAGCCGAATCTGTCGTTGCAGAGCTGGAGGCTTCGGGTCGAAGGCCATGTCGCCCGTCCATTTGAGATTCAGATGAGTGATTTGCTCGAGGCCGAGATCACACGGTTGGAGGCGGTTCTGGAGTGTGCTGGGTTCGACCTCGGAGGCGACAACCTTGCCGCCAGCAACGCTCTGTGGGAAGGAGTGATGGTGTCCGACCTGCTGCGTAGAGCGGGTGTTAGGGAAGGGGCCTCTAGGGTCCTGCTCCAAGGAGCTGATTCCGGAAGTCTGGGGCCGTCGCTTCCGAGCTATCCTTTTACCCGGATCGTCCCTCTCAGAAAGTGTATGGCTCCTGAGACCCTGGTGGCATTCAAAATGAACGGCCGATTTCTTCCGTCAGAACACGGATTTCCCGCACGCGCCCTGGTTCCCGGACACTATGCTACCGATTCGGTCAAATGGTTGAGCCGCATTGTGATCCTCAAAGAGGAGGATCGTCCGGACGCCTTCTACTCGAGTGGAATGGACCGGCTTTACCTGAGAGAGGTGGGAACTGCTGAGGGAGGAGTGATCACGTCCCGGGTGTCCAGTCTTCTCATCAAGTCGAGGATCGCCGTTCCAGTCCACGAAAGCCGTTGGCCTCCGGGCCGCCATACGGTGTGGGGATTTGCCTGGTCGGGAGCCAGCGAGGTCGAAGGAGTCGAAGTCAGCTTCGATGGAGGCCGCACTTGGAATCCGACCGAGCTCGAGTCGAAGCCTCTCCCCTTCACGTGGGTGCGGTGGCGCTGTGCATGGGAAGCCGGCAGCGGCCAACACGTGCTCCTCAGCCGGGCATGGGACCGAGCGGGAAATCACCAACCTCTCACCCGAGACCCCAATCGCCGGGACGGCTACGAGCTGAACAGCTGTTTCCCGGTGAAATGTACGGTGGTTTAA
- a CDS encoding TIGR04076 family protein: protein MKAKKVRITVLRKTFNQDFVDAYTDGFEWKPRGCCHDFAVGQEFFSDGHMPDGFSDWAWTDIQKYVVVLARGGNMVGVKPGVFVTCCTDGFRPVFFKLERVEEDESA, encoded by the coding sequence GTGAAAGCGAAGAAGGTCCGGATTACCGTGTTGCGCAAAACCTTCAATCAAGACTTCGTCGATGCCTACACGGATGGCTTTGAGTGGAAGCCACGTGGTTGTTGCCATGATTTTGCGGTGGGCCAGGAGTTTTTCTCGGATGGGCACATGCCTGACGGCTTCAGCGACTGGGCGTGGACGGACATTCAGAAATACGTCGTGGTTCTGGCCCGTGGGGGCAACATGGTCGGTGTAAAACCTGGGGTCTTCGTGACTTGCTGCACGGATGGTTTCAGACCCGTGTTCTTCAAATTAGAGCGGGTTGAGGAGGACGAATCGGCTTGA
- a CDS encoding FAD-binding oxidoreductase — MGTSRTTDIIIIGAGVYGCSVAYNLAKNGARNVVLLERKAICSGGTGKSCAASRTHYSIQANLIHAVESLKIFEDFPEIVGGDAGFRRTGYLILGPEGYGEPMQAVFRRQNEYGIDTQTVSRDEAARIHPLLYLDDVDVIGYDTRGGYCDPYLTTTSYARRAQELGVTIQTNTPVTGIRLNGEVKTVQTPRGDFECSIVILAAGPWTQVLGQMIGVEFPYVVSRHKVITLKSDQPYQYDWPIVKDLTTPDKIYLRSDSGGTVLIGTGDHGDPIDDPDSLTDHVDQAHIARIDALISKRMPEFFAKAECTATWTGPYDITPDWNPLVGPVPGLEDIYVAVGFSGHGFKLAPTIGEALAQSVLGLEPRVPISEYSMTRLSQGEALHGAYGIGSIS; from the coding sequence ATGGGGACGAGTAGAACAACCGATATCATCATCATTGGTGCTGGCGTGTATGGTTGCAGTGTCGCATACAATCTGGCCAAGAACGGCGCTAGGAATGTGGTGCTCCTTGAACGTAAGGCGATTTGCTCGGGAGGCACGGGGAAATCTTGCGCCGCCTCGCGCACCCACTATTCGATCCAGGCAAACCTCATCCATGCCGTCGAAAGCTTGAAGATATTCGAGGATTTCCCCGAGATCGTTGGCGGCGATGCCGGTTTTCGCCGTACGGGCTACTTGATCCTTGGCCCAGAGGGATACGGCGAACCGATGCAGGCCGTGTTTCGCAGACAAAATGAATATGGTATCGACACCCAGACAGTCTCGCGTGATGAAGCCGCGCGGATCCACCCTCTGCTCTATCTCGACGATGTTGACGTCATCGGCTACGACACACGTGGCGGTTACTGCGATCCCTACTTGACCACGACGTCTTACGCTCGGCGCGCTCAAGAGCTAGGGGTGACCATACAGACCAATACTCCGGTGACCGGCATCCGCCTTAATGGGGAAGTAAAGACCGTCCAGACTCCCCGCGGCGACTTCGAATGCTCGATAGTAATTCTGGCCGCTGGTCCGTGGACCCAGGTGCTCGGGCAAATGATCGGTGTCGAGTTTCCTTATGTCGTTAGCCGGCACAAAGTCATCACGCTAAAAAGCGATCAACCCTACCAATACGACTGGCCCATTGTGAAAGACCTGACGACGCCTGACAAAATATATCTTCGATCGGACAGCGGAGGAACGGTGCTCATCGGCACGGGTGACCACGGTGACCCGATTGACGATCCGGATTCCCTAACCGACCATGTCGATCAAGCGCACATCGCCCGCATCGACGCCTTGATTTCCAAACGGATGCCTGAGTTTTTCGCCAAGGCAGAATGCACGGCAACCTGGACCGGCCCTTACGATATTACCCCCGATTGGAACCCGCTGGTGGGCCCGGTACCGGGCCTGGAGGATATTTACGTTGCCGTTGGGTTCAGCGGCCACGGCTTCAAGCTGGCCCCGACGATTGGCGAAGCTTTGGCTCAGAGCGTGCTTGGCCTGGAACCTCGAGTGCCCATCAGCGAGTACTCCATGACACGCTTGAGCCAGGGAGAAGCGCTACACGGCGCATACGGGATTGGCTCAATTTCGTAG